From one Callithrix jacchus isolate 240 chromosome 2, calJac240_pri, whole genome shotgun sequence genomic stretch:
- the IL7R gene encoding interleukin-7 receptor subunit alpha isoform X2, translated as MTILGTTFGVFFSLLQVVSGESGYAQNGDLEDAELDDYSFSCYSQLEVNGSQHSLTCAFEDPDVNTTNLEFEICGALVEVRCLNFRKLQEIYLIETKKFLLIGNSNICVKAGEKSLTCKNVNVATIVKPEAPFDLSVIYREGANDFLVTFNTSHLQKKYVKVLMHDVAYRHEKDENNWMHVNLSSTKLTLLQRKLQPKATYEIKVRSIPGDYFKGFWSEWSPSYYFRTPEINNHSGLSLLYGLVSQIIRRLWNICVRNQAR; from the exons atgACAATTCTAGGTACAacttttggtgtgtttttttctttacttcaagTCGTTTCTGGAGAAAGTGGCTATGCACAGAATG GAGACTTGGAAGATGCAGAACTGGATGACTACTCGTTCTCATGCTATAGCCAGTTGGAAGTGAACGGATCCCAGCACTCGCTGACCTGTGCTTTTGAGGACCCAGATGTCAACACCACCAATCTGGAATTTGAAATATG TGGGGCCCTCGTGGAGGTAAGGTGCCTGAATTTCAGGAAACTACAAGAGATATATCTCATCGAAACGAAGAAATTCCTATTGATTGGAAATAGCAACATATGTGTGAAGGCTGGAGAAAAGAGTCTAACCTGCAAAAACGTAAACGTAGCCACTATAG ttaaACCTGAGGCTCCTTTTGACCTAAGTGTCATCTATCGTGAAGGAGCCAATGACTTTCTGGTGACATTCAATACATCACACTTGCAAAAGAAGTATGTAAAAGTTTTAATGCATGATGTAGCTTACCGCcatgaaaaagatgaaaacaactgGATG CATGTGAATTTATCCAGCACAAAGCTGACACTCTTGCAGAGAAAGCTCCAACCAAAAGCAACGTATGAGATTAAAGTTCGATCCATCCCTGGTGACTATTTTAAAGGCTTCTGGAGTGAATGGAGTCCAAGTTACTATTTCAGAACGCCAGAGATCAATAATCACTCAG GATTAAGCCTATTATATGGCCTAGTCTCCCAGATCATAAGAAGACTCTGGAACATCTGTGTAAGAAACCAAGCAAGGTGA
- the IL7R gene encoding interleukin-7 receptor subunit alpha isoform X1 → MTILGTTFGVFFSLLQVVSGESGYAQNGDLEDAELDDYSFSCYSQLEVNGSQHSLTCAFEDPDVNTTNLEFEICGALVEVRCLNFRKLQEIYLIETKKFLLIGNSNICVKAGEKSLTCKNVNVATIVKPEAPFDLSVIYREGANDFLVTFNTSHLQKKYVKVLMHDVAYRHEKDENNWMHVNLSSTKLTLLQRKLQPKATYEIKVRSIPGDYFKGFWSEWSPSYYFRTPEINNHSGETNPTLLTISILSVLSVVLLVILACVLWKKRIKPIIWPSLPDHKKTLEHLCKKPSKNLIVSFNPESFLDCQIHRVDDIQARDEVEGFLQDTVPPQLEESETQRPGGDVQSPSWPSENVVTTPETFGRDSPLRCLAGNVSAHDAPILSSSRSLDCRESATNGPHVNQDLLLSLGTTNSTLPPSFPPQSRILTLNPVAQGQPILTFLGSNKEEAYVTMSSFCQKR, encoded by the exons atgACAATTCTAGGTACAacttttggtgtgtttttttctttacttcaagTCGTTTCTGGAGAAAGTGGCTATGCACAGAATG GAGACTTGGAAGATGCAGAACTGGATGACTACTCGTTCTCATGCTATAGCCAGTTGGAAGTGAACGGATCCCAGCACTCGCTGACCTGTGCTTTTGAGGACCCAGATGTCAACACCACCAATCTGGAATTTGAAATATG TGGGGCCCTCGTGGAGGTAAGGTGCCTGAATTTCAGGAAACTACAAGAGATATATCTCATCGAAACGAAGAAATTCCTATTGATTGGAAATAGCAACATATGTGTGAAGGCTGGAGAAAAGAGTCTAACCTGCAAAAACGTAAACGTAGCCACTATAG ttaaACCTGAGGCTCCTTTTGACCTAAGTGTCATCTATCGTGAAGGAGCCAATGACTTTCTGGTGACATTCAATACATCACACTTGCAAAAGAAGTATGTAAAAGTTTTAATGCATGATGTAGCTTACCGCcatgaaaaagatgaaaacaactgGATG CATGTGAATTTATCCAGCACAAAGCTGACACTCTTGCAGAGAAAGCTCCAACCAAAAGCAACGTATGAGATTAAAGTTCGATCCATCCCTGGTGACTATTTTAAAGGCTTCTGGAGTGAATGGAGTCCAAGTTACTATTTCAGAACGCCAGAGATCAATAATCACTCAG GGGAGACGAATCCTACCTTACTAACCATCAGCATTTTGAGTGTTTTATCTGTGGTTCTGTTGGTCATCTTGGCCTGTGTGTTATGGAAAAAAAG GATTAAGCCTATTATATGGCCTAGTCTCCCAGATCATAAGAAGACTCTGGAACATCTGTGTAAGAAACCAAGCAAG aatttAATCGTGAGTTTCAATCCCGAAAGTTTCCTGGACTGCCAGATTCATAGGGTGGATGACATTCAAGCTAGAGATGAAGTTGAAGGCTTTCTGCAAGATACGGTTCCTCCACAACTAGAAGAATCTGAGACACAGAGACCTGGAGGGGATGTGCAGAGCCCCAGCTGGCCATCTGAGAATGTAGTCACCACCCCAGAAACTTTTGGAAGAGATTCACCCCTCAGATGCCTGGCTGGGAATGTCAGTGCACATGATGCCCCTATACTCTCCTCTTCCAGGTCCTTAGACTGCAGAGAGAGTGCCACGAATGGGCCTCATGTGAACCAGGACCTCCTCCTTAGCCTTGGAACTACAAACAGCACCCTGCCTCCTTCATTTCCTCCCCAATCCAGAATCCTGACATTGAACCCAGTTGCTCAGGGGCAGCCCATCCTTACTTTCCTGGGATCAAATAAAGAAGAAGCATacgtcaccatgtccagcttctGCCAAAAGCGGTGA